A genomic stretch from Serratia entomophila includes:
- a CDS encoding carbonic anhydrase: MKEVIEGFLKFQREAFVERSALFQKLATRQNPRTLFISCSDSRLVPELITQREPGDLFVIRNAGNIVPSFGPEPGGVSASVEYAVAALGVEDIVICGHSDCGAMTAIATCQCLDHMPTVAGWLRYADSARAVNQAYQHASDGERVNAMVRDNVIAQLTNLKTHPSVALALDQGRLTLHGWIYDIASGGIEALDGATRRFVPLAAHPEVTATPAAARF; this comes from the coding sequence ATGAAAGAGGTGATAGAGGGATTTCTGAAGTTTCAGCGCGAGGCCTTTGTTGAGCGCAGCGCGCTGTTCCAAAAGCTGGCTACCCGCCAAAACCCGCGCACCCTGTTTATCTCATGTTCCGACAGCCGGCTGGTGCCGGAACTGATCACCCAGCGCGAACCGGGCGACCTGTTCGTGATCCGCAACGCCGGCAACATCGTGCCCTCCTTTGGCCCCGAGCCCGGCGGCGTATCGGCGTCGGTGGAATACGCCGTCGCAGCGCTGGGCGTCGAGGACATTGTGATTTGCGGCCACTCCGACTGCGGCGCCATGACCGCCATCGCCACCTGCCAGTGCCTGGACCATATGCCGACGGTCGCCGGCTGGCTGCGCTACGCCGATTCCGCCAGGGCGGTCAACCAGGCCTATCAACATGCCTCTGACGGCGAACGGGTCAATGCGATGGTGCGCGACAACGTCATTGCCCAACTGACCAATCTTAAAACCCACCCGAGCGTGGCGCTGGCGCTTGATCAGGGCCGGCTGACGCTGCACGGCTGGATATACGACATCGCCAGCGGCGGCATCGAGGCGCTGGACGGCGCAACCCGCCGCTTCGTGCCGCTGGCCGCTCATCCCGAGGTGACGGCGACCCCCGCCGCCGCCCGTTTTTAA
- the cynS gene encoding cyanase → MTQSLHNASPREALTDAIMAAKIRKNLTFEAINQGTGLSLAFVTAALLGQHPLPEQAARAVAAKLDLDEDAVRLLQTIPLRGSIPGGVPTDPTIYRFYEMVQIYGSTLKALVHEQFGDGIISAINFKLDIKKVADPDGGERAVITLDGKYLPTKPF, encoded by the coding sequence ATGACCCAGTCACTGCACAACGCCTCCCCGCGCGAGGCGCTAACCGACGCCATCATGGCCGCCAAGATCCGCAAAAACCTGACCTTCGAGGCGATCAATCAGGGCACCGGGCTGAGCCTGGCGTTCGTCACCGCCGCCCTGCTGGGCCAGCATCCGCTGCCGGAGCAGGCCGCCCGCGCCGTAGCGGCGAAGCTGGATCTGGACGAAGACGCGGTGCGCCTGCTGCAAACCATTCCGCTGCGCGGCAGCATCCCCGGCGGGGTGCCGACCGATCCGACCATTTACCGCTTTTACGAAATGGTGCAGATCTACGGCTCCACGCTGAAAGCACTGGTGCACGAACAGTTTGGCGACGGCATCATCAGCGCCATCAACTTCAAACTGGACATCAAGAAGGTGGCGGATCCGGACGGCGGCGAACGCGCGGTGATCACCCTGGACGGCAAATATCTGCCGACCAAACCCTTCTGA
- a CDS encoding antibiotic biosynthesis monooxygenase family protein, which yields MIAVIFELQAADGQRDTYLELAAALKPLLAEIDGFISIERFQSLADPQRLLSLSFWRDEAAVQQWRNLEQHRAAQAQGRGEVLAQYRLRVAEVVRDYGLDRRAEAPQDSRGYHAGD from the coding sequence ATGATTGCCGTAATTTTCGAACTGCAGGCCGCCGACGGGCAGCGTGACACCTACCTTGAACTGGCGGCGGCGCTGAAACCGCTGCTGGCGGAGATCGACGGATTTATTTCGATCGAGCGTTTCCAAAGCCTGGCCGATCCGCAACGCCTGTTGTCGTTGTCATTCTGGCGTGACGAGGCGGCGGTGCAGCAGTGGCGCAACCTGGAGCAACACCGGGCCGCGCAGGCGCAGGGGCGCGGCGAAGTGCTGGCGCAGTACCGGCTGCGGGTGGCCGAGGTGGTGCGGGACTATGGCCTGGATCGACGGGCGGAGGCGCCGCAGGACAGCCGCGGTTATCACGCCGGCGATTGA